The Rhinolophus sinicus isolate RSC01 linkage group LG13, ASM3656204v1, whole genome shotgun sequence sequence ACatgccctttctccctcccccttggTAACAGCTCCCAAAACTATGGCCCAATCGCACAGCCAGGATCCTGCCATCGGCACAACCAAGAAAAAGGAGGTTCCCATCACAATGAGGGTCCCCCATGTTGCCCTTTACCACCCACCCACTTCCCTCGCACCCCCACTTCCTCCTGAACCCTTGAAACCAAAAATCTGCCCTTGCCtacaattttatcatttcaagaatgttatgtaaGTGGGATCACATAGTACGGAATCTTTGAGGACTGGCTTTTTCGACGCCACGAGAATTCTCTGGAGATCAGGTTATTGTGTGTCAGCAGTTTgtccctttttattgttgagagGTATTCGTGGTACGGATGGGCCACAGTTTGCTTAACCATTTATCtgttgggctgtttccagttggatattacaaataaatctgccataaacattcacatacaggATTTTGTGttaatgtaagttttcatttctctgtgacaAATGCCCAGGCGTACAATTGCTGGGGAGTCATCAcctaaaatagtttttttctaatttaatatagaaatttgcaaaaaaaaaaaaaaaagtccttcatTAGAAAGGACAGAGAAGTGACAGTAGGCTTAAAGGCACGATTAGATAAAGCTTTTGctatgtatgaggtcagacaattagtttgcaaactcatcctagaaaaagtgctacatacttcactgctgaatatcactatggtcaccttcagcgtactccccttgggaagctacgcactgatgccagtgcctagtccacccttcaaagcaattttggaactcttttctggaatggccatcagagctgtcatattacccttgatgtcctaaatgtcatcaaaatgtcttcctttcaatatttcctttatcttcgggtaaagaaagaagtcactgggggccagatcaggtgagtagggagggtgttccaatacagtgatttgtttactggctaaaaactccctcccagacagtgtcctgtgagctggtgcattgtcgtgatgcaagagccatgaattgttggcaaaaagttcaggtcgtctaactatttcacgcagccttttcagcacttccaaatagtcaacttggttaactgtttgtccagttggtacaaattcataaggaataatccctctgatatcagaaaatgtTAGAGACATTGTCGCCACAAGTTCGCggacttaattgtccgacctcgtagaCACGTTCTCTTGCTTCCGCTGTTAGTCCTGATACCCAAGCCTGTAGCTCTGACCTGTGCTGTGCACTTTGCCAGGTCACAAGAGTGGACCAGACCATGTCCAACCCTGTCAGCAAGCTCTCTGTGCTCAACAGCGGCCATACTCACTTCATCCTCGCCGACAATGGTACCCTGGGCAAATACGGCGCTGAGGTGAAGCTGCGGAGGCAGCTGGAGAAGCACATCTCTCTGCAGAAAATCAACACAAGTAAGTCCTGGTCAAGGCCACAGACACTGGGCGGCGGCTGCCCTGAACACCAGGCTGAGAGGGGAACCACCCGGGGTGCTGGAAGCCTTGACCTTGATTCTTATTAGACTGACACATGACTTGTCTTGGCTCCCTCCCTGAGCCACCTGCCAAATCGCACTCATTGAGTGATGTCGTGACGCTTTGCCCCAAGTTCACAAGGGGGGATGACGCAAGAAACACCTCTGCAGCTGCTGTCATTGCAATGGCACTGACTACCACGTTGTCCAACGTTTCTTGTTCCCTATAATGACTGTCGTTATTGTTTAATGTTTGAACAAAAAAGATTTCCTCAAAGACTTAGTATGATTCCCTCTGTCGACTAAGTGTTAGGTAATTGTTAAATTCAATATCTTTAGCTCTGGTCATTCACCCAGATGAGGATGGGCCAGGTGGGGAAACCTCGGGAGGGGGCTGCAGGCGCATCTGCTCCCCACAGGGCACCGTCTGAGCTGGTCCTGGTGTCACAGCTCTGGGGGACAATGCTGAGGTCAAGCTAGAGAGAAAGGGGTGAACCCCAACCAGATGACACAAGCATAACCTGTGAGTTAAAATAATGGGTGTAGTCTCTTGAAACGCGTTCATACTCCAGCAACAATGATTGTCAAACAATTGTTTAAAACAACGATTTTAACAAGTATTGTTTTTACCATTACTGGTAAGAGTCATGTGAAACAGAACCTGGAAAACGGGCATTACAAAGCATGCTTAAAGGGACCGTGAGACTGCACAGGGGTTAAAATAGAGGTGGCCCACCATGAAAAGTTCTGGATTTCCAAGAATCACATTTCCATTGATAAAGTGGCTGATGGCTGACATTTTTGTCCTCACACTCTCTTAGTTTTCTGGACTTGTAAGTTTTCACCTGGCCGTGTGACTGGTGGGCTTCCCTTTGTCATCCTTTGCCCAGGACTCTGAGTGGGGCAGGGACAGCAAAGGGGTGCCCAGTTGTCACCTGTTACAGCACAGAGCTTCGGGGAGTCCTGCCTAAACCAAGAAACAGCAGATCTACTCTGTTTCTAGAAGAGGTGATGTGGCCGCCCTATTCCTAAGCGTGCCACGCCTTGCTTGGGCTGGCAGCCTTAGAGGCAGGGCATGTGGCACCTTGGTCCATGTCTCTCGGCCAGGGCCTGGCGCTAGGCAGACCCTCCAATGCACCTTTGCTGAATTGCACTTGACCGAGACTATTCTGGTAGGAGACGGCAGAGTTGTTCAAAATACTCGAGAGCTCCTGATACAGCAGTGCACCGTGGAAGCAAGCCAGAAACTCTGAATTCCTCCACCTGAAACTCTTAGACCTTCTCCTAACGCGCGCTCGCAGATTTGATCTGAAGGCCTTCAGAACTGGGAGACCAAGCACACTTCGCTGTTTATTAATGTTGAGCAAACAGCTCCCATGACACCTGGGGAAACATCTCAGAATATACTCTGTCATGACCAGTTTGGGGTAAAATCGTGCAGTAGGCAAATTTGTCTGtgctgccctccacccccagctcttcCCTCTCCAGAATCCCAGGTTCCTGGAatcctcctgcctcccagagTTTTCCTGCTCCTACCGTGTTCGTAGGGTCATGTTACCTGGTAGAGACAGAGGACGGCTCTGGGAACAAGTTATTAACTGATGGGCTCATGGTGGTCGATGGGTTTGCCCTCCCGGGAACTCTGCCTGTCCCAAGCCCTGGAGGCAGAAAAGCTACACAACAGACCACACTGATATGCCACTTACAGTTCACAAAAGACTTTGATATCCAcacattttctcctcctttttatgtattgttcCTTTAGGAGATAAAGGAGGCAAGGTGATGATTCACCTTTGACAGGTGGTTCTCTAGAGCTCAAGGCAGCCTGGTGGGTGGCCCAGTGTCACGTGGCTGTTACCTGAGCAGCTCTCTTGTTGCTGAACCAGCCCGGTTTCACTGTGTCGCacttcaggggacgtcatccagGGTGGGAATATCAGCCCAGGGGCAGAGCAGCAAggcaggtattttttttttattttttttttgcatagagAATTCCCCACCGTTTCTCACATCTCACTCTGAGGTAGTCTGTATGAAAGGTGAGTTCTACCTGGAGCTTAAGCACATGTGATTTGAAGAGTTCATGACGTTGAGGTACTGGTTTTTCCAATAAGGCCAGAGTACGggctttaaataaaagaatgaaagcaaCCATTGCATACCTGGATTCCTCCAGGTTTCTTGGGGGAcgctcacaccacacacaccagtCGTAAAGGTTTTAACTCCAGCAACGGGAATGAGGGAGCGGGCAGTGCTGTGATGCTGGTCTGACACAACCGTGTTGTGTGTTGCAGGACTGGGGCAGGGTGTCCCTGTCGTGGGTCTCGTGGTGGAAGGGGGCCCTAACGTCTTTTCCATCGTCTTGGAGTATCTCCGAGAGGACCCGCCCGTCCCCGTGGTGGTCTGCGACGGCAGCGGACGCGCCTCAGACATCCTGTCTTTTGCACACAAGTACTGTGAAGAAGGAGGGTAGGCTTTCGGACATGTGACAGGGGTGGGGTTTTAACTGCCTTCTCGTGAGGCTGAGAAGAAAACCTTCCATGATACATTCAGCCATATTCCAAAGATGTTGACTCAGGGAGACGTATGAGAGCTCGTCTCCCCTTTCCCAAGGTCAGGATGTGAGGGAGCTGTCAAGAGCATGACGTTTCTTACGGAATTCTTTCCCTGGGGGAACACACTCTCTTTCAACTTAGTTTCCCTCACAAAGTTTTCAACAGGCCTGGAAAGTAGGACACATGTGAGCccagtttttcaattttttactatggtccctttttttcccccatcccGGGATCCACTCCAGTGGAGAAGCTTCCTTCCAGTCAGAGATACCAGGCGGACATAGAGATGTCTGATTGATTCACGTGTACAGTCTTAACAGGTgccactttcttctcttttgcGTTTCCTTTGAACAGGGTGATAAATGAATCCCTCAGGGACCAGCTTCTGGTCaccattcagaaaacatttaattaCAGCAAGACACAGTCGCATCAGCTGTTTGCGATCGTAATGGAGTGcatgaagaagaaagaactcGTAAGTGTCCTGTGCTTATTTCCAAACCCAGCTCCACAGAGAGACTCGTGTTTCCTTTCTAATTCTGCccgtgtgtgtgtgatggagcTGTTTGTGTTTTAGTTCAGCTTTTCCCCAGGGGCAGTTTACAATCCACGCCGAAGGGATGGGTATGTCTGTATGATGGAAGCGCCTTGAGCGCACGCCAAGGAGGGACCCAAGTGCTTTCAGGCCTTAGGAGGTATTAGGTGACATCATGCCACATTGCACCATTCTCAGGTTTCTGCTATTCATGACATTTAAAGCTCTGAGGAGTGACATAGGTATACCATCCTTTTAGGTGTACTTACACATTTTATCACTTCACTTTCTGAATACagtacaggcagacctcagagatacCATGGGTTCGGCTTCAGACCACTGCAACAAAGCGCGTCACAtggatttttttggtttcccagtgcatataaaagttctATTTACGTTATAGTGTATTCTATTACGGGTGCAATAGCAATGCGTCTAAACAAACAATGTACGTACCTCAATTAAAAAGACTTCACTGCTGAAATATGCTAACCATCGTCTTCAGTGAGCTATCATCTTGCTGGCGAAGGGTCTTGCCTTTGGTTTGTAAAAACAGTACCTGCCAAACACAATAAAAcgaaacacaataaaatgaggtatgcctggaTATGGAGTCTGAGTAGAAACGATTCTGTCCTCTTCCAGAGCAACTTAAATATTAGAGTGTAGCTCCTGAATGAGCAGACGGGGTAAACCATAACACAAGAATTCAGGCGAGGGTACAAGTTGAGGATGAGCAAAGCCGCCACTTCCAGAAATCCGACGCACGGGTGCAGAATGGGTTTGCTCTCAGCACCACTGCATGACACCAGTCTCTGTGGTCCTTTTTAAGAAGACACCCCAAGTCTCCCTCTTGTTTTCAACTCTGCTTTATTCAGTTTTTTCACGATTAACCTGTTTTCAGGTCACCGTGTTTAGAATGGGTTCTGAGGGACAGCAAGACATAGAGATGGCGATTTTAACTGCGCTGCTAAAAGGTGAGCTCTTGGGAACTGGCGACCGCCGTGCTTCCAGGGCTGGTCTGGGCTGGGGCTCTGCTCGTGCCCAGGCAAGCCACCCACTTCTCCTGCCCCCACTGTGCCCGGTGGTGCTAGAACCCTGAGCGAGCCAGGCCGCCTGGTCATCTCAGCACAAAGCCACGGTAGAGTGACGAGGGTTCCTTGGGAGGGGTGCTTTCTGTGGTTGCCCAGGGGCCGTGATGGGCTGGAGTCAGAACCAGTTTCCATTTGTAACCAGTTCACTAagggaactttttttctggattgCTGCATCCCACAGTGCTCTCCTCTCCCTTGTCCCATGCCTAATGATGGGCTGAGACCTGGCCTTTCCTGGAGTTGCTCGGGGACACACACTTCCTGCCTGTTTATTGGCCATACTGGAATGATGACAGGGAAGCAGAAGACAGAAGAGGGTGTCACCAGCGGgcctgctgcctgcctggcctgGTCTCCCTGCAGTGGGGGCTGGTCCTCTTGGGCTCTTCACACCCTCGGTTTGGAGTGGCAGCACCCATTGGCCTGGCCAGGCAGACGTCTGGACAGTCCCAGGGCTCCGGCCCTCTTGCATGTGAGGGTCCCAGAGTCACTGGGTCCCTCCTTTGTCCCTCCCAGAGACCATGCTGAGTCAGTATGCAAAGAGGTTGTCTCCACTCTTCTCCCCAGCAGCCCTTTGAGAATATGGAGTCCTTGGTTTTGGGGCCTGAGTCATCACTCAGAAGCAAGAGGAAGGCAGCGGTGCTAAGTTCTAGAACCTCGCTGAGCAGGCCTGGGAAGCCCACACTCACCTCCCTGGCCCTGCGGGACCCTGCAGGGTGGTCCAGGCATGGAGTGACAAGCACCCGGTTTCTTGCCGTTCCAGGAACAAACGCATCCGCCCCGGACCAGCTGAGCCTGGCGCTGGCTTGGAACCGCGTGGACATCGCACGGAGCCAGATCTTCGTCTCCGGGCCCCGCTGGCCGGTGAAACTCAGTGTTTTCTCAATTCCTAGCCTTTCTCCTGACTTCGTACCGTGATGTGTTAGTGTGTTCTCCCCTGCCCTGAGCTCTCAGGAAACGATCTGGGGCTTCTGCTGAGCCAGTGTGCGGTCCGCTAGGGCTGTTAGGGCAAGCTGCTATTTAATGTCAAAGAACCAGGAGAAAGCACGAGCCGGGAGCACTCATCACAGTTTCAAACCAGGGCCCTGGAGGAAATAGCCACTGCATATTTTAGCATTGCTGGTGACAGTGGGATTTTAcccttttaaagaaagaaagtagcCCATTAACATTAAATACAATGATTGCACTGTGAGTACTGATTTTTCAAACTATGTTCTGTGACCCCCAGAGGCCTAGAGAAGTCTGCGTAGGGGTGGGGTCTGGGGGGCCCGGTGTGTATGTGTGCGGTTCAGTGCATTGTGGGTCTGTGCCTGTGGGTAGCATGTGTGTGGGGAATgtgtaatgtgtgtgtgcatgtactgTAGTGTACATGTGTGGTATGTATCTGTGGCATCTGTGGCACATGTGTCATACGTTTGAGAGGATGCTAATGTGTGCGGGTGACTCAGAAAGCTGTCCCCTCGACAAAGGAAAAACCAGGCAAACAAGAGTGGGATTCCTGCTTCCCGAGTCGAAGGTCCCCGAGCCCTGACCCAGCCCTTCCTGGCAGTCCGTTCTGGAACCTTTCAGATTGTCTGCCCCAGCATTCGGCCTCGTCATCATTCATGCAGCAATTCATTTTGCTCTGCATTCCTTTACCAAGAGTGGAAAAACTGGGaaactaaaaaggaaattaaaatatttaaggtatTGTACGATCTTCTTAATTTACGTGATTCAGTCAGTCACTCACCCAGCTTGTTCCCACGTTGTGTGCGTCTCAGCAACACCCACGAGACGTTCTGTGTGAGCCAGAAGCTCAGTTCTTGTGTCTGTCCAAATAGGCGTCTGCAGTTGTACACGTCGCCTCTGACCCCTCCACAATCATTTTCTCCCATCTGCATAAGCAACCGTCGCCTTTGAACTTAAGCTCTCAGCACCACCGCCTTTGGGCAAACACACATCCACCAAAATGTCAGCCTCTTTAAGGACACAAACACACTTACTCGTCAGGGAGTGAGCAGCAGTGGTCCATGATATCAGGGCTTTCTCGGCAGACAGCAGGCCCACGACAAGTGTGCGCACGAacgtgtacatgtgtgcatgtgtgcacatgtgtgtacacgtgtgtatgCAGAGGTGAGGGTCAGTGCAGTGGTAATATCTTTCCCTCACTCTGCTTGCTGTGGATGCAGCCCCTGGGAAGCCTGGTCCCACCGGAGCATAGCAAGGTCACCGAGAAGGAGAAGAAGCCACCCACAGCCACCACCAAAGGGGGCAGGGGGAAAGGAAAAggcaagaagaaagggaaagtgaaagaggaggtggaggaagaaACTGACCCCCGGAAGCTCGAGCTGCTGAACTGGGTATGTGGAGAGCCTATCTTCCATTTCTTGGGATCAGCGAGGTCACGGAGCCTGTCGCCCTCTTCCTTCAGGGGAAGGGGCAGTTCTGGGTGTTTTGGCATCAGCCCCACCCTGGGCTCTGAGTCCCAGGAGGCCACGGGAAAACATTGATAGGACGGTGTTGGTATTTCCACCAGCAAGGTCACCTTTGCTATGATGTAGCTGTCAGGCTGTCATAAACACCAAACATTCCTGCTTTGGGGGGATGGAGCCGCACAGAGAGGAACCCTGGTCATTTCACTCCACACTGACTCTCTGCCTGGCAGACACACATGTTCGATGCACAAAAATATGGGAAACTCATCAATTATTATGGAATAAAAGGTGGAGCCTGTGATAGGTGGGCTGGGAAGCGGGAGCCACATATCACACGGTGGGTCCCGGCCTTGCCACTGTCAGGACACAGACAGGACAGGGCGTTGGGCGTCTGTGGGCACATGTAACTGGCATCACTCACCCTGGTGGCACGCTGCATGCCCACTCAGTCCCAGCCAGCTGCCACAAAGGTTATTCTCAGTCCAGGAAACAAACTGTCTCCAGCAAGTCTTCTCATTATACTGAGGGCTGCTGGTCCATTGCATTTAAAGGACAGAGGcgtaaattataaataatagtaaataaaatgttaaaatctatCACCTCAAAAAAGATTGTTTATGGAGTTGGGAGCTTGGGAGATTCAGGTATCGATCGcagtttcattttgaaaagaacGCTATTGACTTACGTGTTTATATGCAAAGAAAAGctaataaactattttaattgaaaacaaagcCGGAAACTGAAGAGAGTGATGCCAGTTTGGCTGTAATTCTGAATCCTCTTCAATTgtctgaaaaaggagaaaatcatttctttttctccctttatcAAACTTTGCTCCTTGGTCTGACACTTAGGGTCCAAACcgagaagaaaggggaggggagaggggctgtgtTTGCTGAGAATGCGTTGCAGAGAGAATCGTGTTCAGAAAGCTCTGGGACCTGGGGCCTAGTGTCCCCTGGGAGAGGCCACCCTGggctccctctcctgcctcccacagGTGAATGCTCTGGAACAAGCCATGCTGGACGCCTTAGTCTTCGATCGAGTTGACTTTGTGAAGCTCCTGATTGAAAATGGAGTAAATATGCAACACTTTCTTACCATCCCGAGGCTGGAAGAGCTTTACAACACAGTGAGTATTCTAGAAAGGGGGGGCGGCCGGGGGAGCTGGCCATCTGGGTACATCTATCTCTGGTGTGTCTTGTGCATGACAATACCCGGGTGAGCACGGAATCACTGAGGCACGGTGTCAGCTGGGAGGGCCACCATGAAACGGCAGGCAGCGATTCCTACCTGCTGGGGCCACAGCCTGTGGTCACATCCTTACTAGCTCCCACCATGCCTAGCGGACGCTCCCTTCCATTGTATTAACTCAGGTATGGTACCTGAGCACTAGTCTGTACAGAGAGAATCTAGCTTCCTCAGTCAGCCAGGCTTTCATGAGCAGAGTGGAAAGTTACCAGGGTGAGCAGGCCTTTGTTCCTGGGGACCCCCATTTTTATGTGGCTTTAGTGAAAAGAGTAGAATCGAGTTTTCACAGTAAGGAGCTCCACTGTATTAGAAAGGAAGCATCTgacaaaaaaaagagacaaaaactcacagacacagacaacagttcagtggttaccagaggataaggggtgagagagtggtagatgagggtaaatggggtcaaatatatggtgatggaaggagaactgactctgggtggtgaacacacgacgtgatatacagatgatgtattgcagaattgtacacttgaaacctacataattttactaaatattgtcaccccaatacatttagtttaaaggaaggaaggaaagaaggaaggaagggaggaagagaggaaggaaggaaggaaggaaggaaggaaggaaggaaggaaggaaggaagaatttgaaCAAAATCCTCTTGGCTTATATTGTGACAATATGAATTCtgagaatttacatttcctttccccattctaaaattttaaatagcacaAATGCCCTCAGCAGCTGTTTGCTAAAACTTGGTGATGTTTTAACACAATGTCGCACATCATAAGATGTTCTTTTAAATCGTTCAATGGAATGTATTTAACACATTTGAATGTGTTGGATACTTCTTAACCACGGACCAGTCCTGTCTCATAAAAGAAACAGGCTGACAGTGAGTTACCATCTcacaattcattaattttatcaAATAGGGTAGGATTTTGCTCAGCGTTAAAGAGACAAATGTATTTCATATGGCTGAATGCTTCTCTTTCAGAGACTGGGTCCCCCAAACACACTTCATTTGCTGGTGAGAGACGTAAAAAAGGTCAGTCTGCTACTTCGTAACCCTTACCTATTGGCATCTTTCaacaagacattttttaaaattagtttttcaattgcagttgacatacattattatattagtttcaggtgtacagcacagcagttagacatttatataacttatgaagtgatcacccccatAAGTCTTGTActcccacctgacaccatacatagttattacactagtattgactatattccctgtgctgtactttacatccccgtgactgtttttaaaactagcaatttgtacttaataagacatttttcagagcacttctaaaatttctaaaatgtgtgGTCACTTTATTGGAGGCATAAGAAGTAATGAATTCCTCTCTCCATGAAGAGTGtacttaaaactaaaaacaaataataataataatctttttaaagtttaatgttTACGCCCACGCATGAGAGGCTGGTGCTGAATGACCCACGATGGGTCGGCTCCATTACCAAGGTCAGGGCACCAGCCAGGGGGTCGGGCTGGGCTTGCTGCTGACCCGAGCAAGCCACCACCTGTCCGGGTGACCTCATACTCTGGGTCTGCATTAAGATCTGCCACTCTGCCTCTT is a genomic window containing:
- the LOC109459057 gene encoding transient receptor potential cation channel subfamily M member 1 isoform X1, which gives rise to MYIRVSYDTKPDSLLHLMVKDWELELPKLLISVHGGVQNFELQPKLKQVFGKGLIKAAVTTGAWIFTGGVSTGVTSHVGDALKDHSSKSRGRICAIGIAPWGMVENKEDLIGKDVTRVDQTMSNPVSKLSVLNSGHTHFILADNGTLGKYGAEVKLRRQLEKHISLQKINTRLGQGVPVVGLVVEGGPNVFSIVLEYLREDPPVPVVVCDGSGRASDILSFAHKYCEEGGVINESLRDQLLVTIQKTFNYSKTQSHQLFAIVMECMKKKELVTVFRMGSEGQQDIEMAILTALLKGTNASAPDQLSLALAWNRVDIARSQIFVSGPRWPPLGSLVPPEHSKVTEKEKKPPTATTKGGRGKGKGKKKGKVKEEVEEETDPRKLELLNWVNALEQAMLDALVFDRVDFVKLLIENGVNMQHFLTIPRLEELYNTRLGPPNTLHLLVRDVKKGNMPPDYHISLIDIGLVLEYLMGGAYRCHYTRKSFRTLYNNLFGPKRVELRPYAVLCLLESHVVPAVLSSSSACSKPSSSPSPKRTWNDSGVGLAAPTDAQALSQAPLLSLASRDTRPVSRACPPAFPLPPGLPHLCPLHSTLLLWPP
- the LOC109459057 gene encoding transient receptor potential cation channel subfamily M member 1 isoform X2; the encoded protein is MYIRVSYDTKPDSLLHLMVKDWELELPKLLISVHGGVQNFELQPKLKQVFGKGLIKAAVTTGAWIFTGGVSTGVTSHVGDALKDHSSKSRGRICAIGIAPWGMVENKEDLIGKDVTRVDQTMSNPVSKLSVLNSGHTHFILADNGTLGKYGAEVKLRRQLEKHISLQKINTRLGQGVPVVGLVVEGGPNVFSIVLEYLREDPPVPVVVCDGSGRASDILSFAHKYCEEGGVINESLRDQLLVTIQKTFNYSKTQSHQLFAIVMECMKKKELVTVFRMGSEGQQDIEMAILTALLKGTNASAPDQLSLALAWNRVDIARSQIFVSGPRWPVKLSVFSIPSLSPDFVP
- the LOC109459057 gene encoding transient receptor potential cation channel subfamily M member 1 isoform X3, encoding MYIRVSYDTKPDSLLHLMVKDWELELPKLLISVHGGVQNFELQPKLKQVFGKGLIKAAVTTGAWIFTGGVSTGVTSHVGDALKDHSSKSRGRICAIGIAPWGMVENKEDLIGKDVTRVDQTMSNPVSKLSVLNSGHTHFILADNGTLGKYGAEVKLRRQLEKHISLQKINTRLGQGVPVVGLVVEGGPNVFSIVLEYLREDPPVPVVVCDGSGRASDILSFAHKYCEEGG